A portion of the Gossypium arboreum isolate Shixiya-1 chromosome 8, ASM2569848v2, whole genome shotgun sequence genome contains these proteins:
- the LOC108460179 gene encoding TORTIFOLIA1-like protein 2: MKAHMHRKAKGPSKINSQQVAFELKNKVNLALNKLADRDTYQLGVDELEKTAECLTPDKISPFLSCILDTDSEQKSAVRKESVRLMATLARFHQGLILPYLSKMVASIVKRLKDPDSVVRDACHETIGVLASKLSNHEDDNNGVFVTLVKPLFEALGEQSKHVQSGAALCLARVIDNTHDPPVSILQRMLSRTIKLLKNPHLMAKSSVIELNRSIIQAGGATTQSLLAAAMASIQEALKNSDWTTRKAASVALGEIASSGASFLGSFRASCIRSLESCRFDKVKPVRDTVLHALQYWRSIPGPDTSEPSEAGSYVKENFCGGDSSDITSNNDSCWKDVSGKKVTTNPAIRRIPLSVRKTSQNYVQDPQHCKDDDWHIEISVSEKHNVSLPDLQNEESEGSTITKTLDRMMPDTTSTQDIGYEFVPVDDKQECSSVSNLLSDNFGSKFVTVAHDHIAEGHWQKSMGRSQRFAGEEVSNEEDGVCSGKIRDRRSLDSAVNESSPETVSMCCSRIENKIVGIQKQLSEIDSKQSSMMDLLQVFSTGIMDSMSMLQSKVLSLEHVVDRMVQDVMQGGKHPGLVNSRLEKQGEGASSRLSSCTPRASVDICNRQSSLLSVKNSDVWEEKTLGRNRSPNCAKQGMEIWTNHTVKFCRNPTGKEVHKSSGHGGQGIGHIRKSEAASTCSSIPNVSGRQKYPDNKDGLWQHVKSLLCQGDLDSAYAKALSSGDEIVLIELLDRTGPVLESLSQKNVYNILSTLASYLLEQRFMNCIIPWLQQVVDLSAIHGPNLLIPSAKVRREILSAIQEAMNMEFSNPAERRSVTSLAIRFHQEWGKCS; this comes from the exons ATGAAGGCACACATGCATAGGAAAGCCAAAGGACCCTCTAAGATCAACTCACAACAGGTAGCTTTTGAGCTAAAGAATAAGGTGAATCTTGCGCTGAACAAGTTAGCTGATAGGGATACATATCAACTAGGAGTTGATGAGCTTGAGAAAACAGCAGAATGTTTAACACCAGATAAGATTTCCCCATTTTTGTCGTGTATATTGGATACTGATTCAGAGCAGAAGAGTGCTGTTAGAAAGGAATCTGTCAGGTTGATGGCTACATTAGCTAGATTTCATCAGGGCCTCATTCTTCCATACCTAAGTAAGATGGTTGCTAGCATTGTTAAGAGGCTTAAGGACCCAGACTCAGTTGTGAGGGATGCTTGCCATGAAACAATTGGTGTTTTGGCTTCAAAATTGAGTAATCATGAAGATGATAATAATGGAGTTTTTGTTACGTTGGTGAAGCCACTTTTTGAAGCATTAGGTGAACAGAGTAAGCATGTGCAATCGGGTGCAGCATTGTGCTTGGCAAGGGTCATTGACAATACCCATGATCCTCCAGTTTCCATTTTGCAGCGGATGTTGAGTCGGACCATAAAATTGCTCAAGAATCCACACTTAATGGCAAAATCATCAGTAATTGAGTTAAACAGAAGCATTATTCAG GCAGGTGGTGCTACAACACAAAGTCTTCTCGCGGCAGCAATGGCTAGCATTCAAGAAGCCCTCAAAAACAGTGACTGGACAACACGCAAAGCTGCTTCTGTAGCATTGGGGGAGATTGCTTCAAGTGGTGCTTCTTTTCTGGGATCTTTCAGGGCTTCTTGCATCCGTTCCCTTGAGTCTTGTCGTTTTGACAAG GTCAAACCAGTTAGGGACACAGTACTGCATGCCCTTCAGTACTGGAGAAGCATTCCCGGACCTGATACTTCTGAACCTTCTGAGGCTGGATCTTATGTAAAAG AAAACTTCTGTGGAGGTGATTCCAGTGACATAACAAGTAACAATGACTCTTGTTGGAAAGATGTCTCAGGGAAGAAAGTTACTACAAACCCAGCTATAAGAAGGATACCTCTGTCTGTTAGAAAGACATCTCAGAATTATGTCCAAGACCCTCAACATTGCAAAGATGATGATTGGCATATTGAAATTTCTGTTTCAGAGAAACATAATGTTTCTTTACCAGACCTTCAGAATGAAGAATCTGAAGGAAGCACTATCACCAAGACACTGGATAGAATGATGCCGGACACTACAAGTACACAAGATATAGGGTATGAGTTTGTCCCAGTGGATGACAAACAAGAGTGTTCTTCGGTGTCTAACCTTCTTAGTGACAACTTTGGGTCCAAGTTTGTAACTGTTGCTCATGACCATATAGCTGAGGGACATTGGCAGAAGTCTATGGGACGAAGCCAGCGGTTTGCAGGTGAAGAAGTTAGTAATGAAGAAGATGGTGTGTGCTCTGGAAAAATTAGGGACCGCAGAAGTCTTGATTCAGCAGTCAATGAATCAAGTCCGGAGACCGTTTCAATGTGTTGTTCACGGATTGAGAATAAAATTGTTGGCATTCAGAAACAGCTTTCGGAGATTGACAGCAAGCAGTCCAGCATGATGGATCTTCTCCAG gtgttttcaactGGTATAATGGATAGCATGTCCATGCTACAGTCAAAGGTCTTAAGTTTAGAACATGTAGTAGATCGTATGGTGCAAGACGTTATGCAGGGAGGGAAGCATCCTGGTTTGGTGAATTCCAGACTTGAGAAGCAGGGTGAAGGTGCTTCTTCCAGACTGTCTTCGTGCACTCCAAGGGCTTCCGTAGATATTTGTAACAGACAATCTTCTTTGCTGTCAGTGAAGAATTCTGATGTTTGGGAGGAAAAAACACTTGGTAGAAATAGGTCACCCAATTGTGCAAAGCAGGGCATGGAGATATGGACTAATCATACTGTAAAATTTTGTAGAAATCCAACTGGGAAGGAAGTGCACAAAAGCTCTGGGCATGGGGGACAAGGCATTGGCCATATCAGAAAAAGTGAAGCTGCCTCTACTTGTTCTTCCATTCCAAATGTGAGTGGCAGACAGAAGTATCCAGACAACAAAGATGGTCTATGGCAACATGTGAAAAGTCTTCTATGCCAAGGGGACCTAGACTCTGCGTATGCAAAAGCTCTATCTTCTGGAGATGAAATTGTCCTCATTGAGCTTCTTGATAGAACTGGTCCTGTTCTAGAAAGTCTCTCCCAAAAGAATGTCTACAATATTCTCAGTACTTTGGCATCATACCTCTTGGAACAGAGGTTTATGAACTGTATTATCCCATGGTTGCAGCAG GTGGTTGATTTGAGTGCTATACATGGACCAAATCTCCTTATTCCCTCTGCTAAAGTAAGAAGGGAGATTTTATCTGCAATTCAGGAGGCCATGAACATGGAATTTTCTAATCCTGCCGAAAGAAGATCAGTTACATCACTGGCAATAAGGTTCCACCAAGAATGGG GGAAGTGCTCATAG
- the LOC108460185 gene encoding probable serine/threonine-protein kinase PBL17: MGICISSNKQKLNQLKHGQSRRKKSPEIRTETQGSNETETQTVVPLTPARDVKDLRQHPGYDNVCILTYEETRLATNEFQPDHIIGEGGFGVVYKGVIDEKVKAGYPTTVVAVKELNPDGFQGDREWLAEVNYLGQFSHPNLVKLVGYCCEGDHRLLVYEYMESGSLERHLFRRTDCSLTWSKRMRIALGAAKGLAFLHGAGRPVIYRDFKSSNVLLDADFNAKLSDFGLAKDGPMGDQTHVSTRVMGTHGYAAPEYVMTGHLTARSDVYGFGVVLLELLIGRRVMDKGKLGPESNLVEWARPLLNHKKKLIKILDPKMERQFSPRSALKVAHLAYLCLSENPKGRPLMSQVVECLETIQVKDINQEEALLLKGSRHGVGTVNEVPRKSPRTITRKRNPNRSASYKDGCKQRNEPGKGRSQSEPPTKVHLSEPSSSEAEDKVENVAEVSSKRIT, from the exons ATGGGGATTTGTATTAGCAGTAATAAACAGAAGCTGAACCAACTTAAACACGGCCAATCTCGCAGGAAGAAGAGTCCAG AAATAAGAACAGAAACGCAGGGATCAAATGAAACCGAAACCCAAACCGTCGTTCCTTTGACACCTGCCAGGGATGTCAAAGATCTACGGCAGCATCCTGGATATGACAATGTTTGCATATTAACATATGAGGAGACAAGGTTGGCTACAAACGAATTCCAGCCGGACCATATCATCGGCGAAGGAGGATTCGGGGTTGTTTATAAAGGAGTCATAGATGAGAAGGTGAAGGCTGGTTACCCAACTACGGTAGTCGCCGTTAAGGAGCTTAATCCTGATGGGTTCCAAGGTGATAGGGAATGGCTG GCTGAAGTCAACTATTTAGGGCAATTCAGCCATCCAAATCTTGTGAAGCTCGTCGGATACTGTTGTGAAGGTGATCATCGATTGCTTGTCTATGAATACATGGAAAGTGGAAGCCTCGAAAGACATCTTTTTCGAA GAACCGATTGTAGTTTGACTTGGTCGAAAAGAATGAGGATTGCTTTAGGTGCGGCAAAAGGGCTTGCTTTCCTTCATGGTGCCGGAAGACCTGTCATATACCGAGACTTCAAGTCATCCAACGTCTTGCTCGATGCG GACTTTAATGCAAAGTTGTCGGACTTTGGACTCGCAAAGGATGGGCCAATGGGAGACCAAACCCATGTTTCAACACGAGTGATGGGGACACACGGTTATGCTGCTCCTGAATATGTTATGACTG GCCATTTAACAGCAAGGAGCGATGTCTACGGGTTCGGAGTAGTATTACTGGAATTGCTGATCGGACGAAGAGTGATGGATAAGGGAAAGCTTGGCCCAGAGAGTAACCTAGTCGAGTGGGCTCGACCACTCTTGAACCATAAAAAGAAGCTTATAAAGATCCTAGACCCTAAAATGGAAAGACAATTCTCACCTAGATCTGCACTGAAAGTAGCCCATTTGGCCTACCTATGCCTTAGTGAAAACCCAAAAGGACGACCTCTAATGAGCCAAGTGGTCGAATGTCTCGAGACGATTCAGGTAAAAGATATTAACCAAGAAGAGGCATTGCTTCTCAAAGGGTCTCGCCACGGCGTTGGAACCGTAAATGAAGTTCCCCGTAAGTCCCCCAGGACAATTACGAGAAAGAGAAATCCTAATAGAAGTGCAAGTTACAAAGATGGATGCAAACAAAGAAACGAACCTGGAAAAGGGAGAAGCCAAAGTGAACCCCCAACAAAGGTTCATCTTTCCGAGCCATCGAGTTCTGAAGCCGAAGATAAGGTAGAAAATGTAGCTGAAGTGTCTAGCAAAAGAATTACCTGA